One Candidatus Aminicenantes bacterium DNA segment encodes these proteins:
- a CDS encoding bifunctional histidinol-phosphatase/imidazoleglycerol-phosphate dehydratase (catalyzes the formation of 3-(imidazol-4-yl)-2-oxopropyl phosphate from D-ethythro-1-(imidazol-4-yl)glycerol 3-phosphate and histidinol from histidinol phosphate): protein WYREDTLGNRDPLVAAGLERWCDLVSGDWAVVADFLLGIRVRSAEVSRRTRETDITCAVNLDGGSFADIRTGLPFLDHMLEQVAVHAGIGITIKARGDLQTGPHHTVEDCAVVLGTTLRKALDGVRDRTRYGFLLPMDDALARVALDLGGRAWLSWRVRFRRESVGGIPTEMFAHFFRSLVHAAGISLHVRVAGENDHHRIEAVFKAVGRALGQALVRQGAAGSVPSSKGALQ from the coding sequence TCTGGTACCGCGAGGACACGCTCGGGAATCGGGATCCCCTGGTTGCCGCGGGTTTGGAACGCTGGTGTGACCTGGTTTCAGGTGACTGGGCGGTGGTGGCGGACTTCCTGCTGGGCATCAGGGTGCGTAGTGCCGAGGTGTCGCGCAGAACCCGCGAAACCGATATCACGTGCGCAGTCAACCTGGATGGCGGGTCATTCGCCGACATTCGCACCGGATTGCCGTTTCTGGATCACATGCTGGAACAGGTGGCGGTGCACGCGGGAATCGGGATTACCATCAAGGCCCGGGGAGATCTGCAAACCGGACCGCACCATACGGTTGAAGATTGCGCCGTTGTATTGGGAACCACCCTGCGCAAAGCCCTGGACGGCGTCCGCGACCGGACGCGTTACGGCTTCCTGCTGCCCATGGATGACGCCCTGGCGCGGGTGGCGCTGGACCTGGGAGGCCGTGCCTGGCTCTCCTGGCGCGTGCGTTTCCGCCGCGAAAGCGTGGGCGGCATCCCCACGGAGATGTTTGCACATTTTTTCCGTTCTTTGGTTCACGCAGCGGGAATCAGCCTGCATGTGCGCGTCGCGGGGGAAAACGACCACCACCGCATCGAGGCGGTGTTCAAGGCCGTGGGACGCGCACTGGGGCAGGCCCTGGTGCGTCAAGGCGCCGCGGGAAGTGTGCCCTCCTCCAAGGGAGCGTTGCAGTGA